DNA sequence from the Pedobacter schmidteae genome:
ACTAAATCTTGGAACAGATATAGGCATTCCTAATACTCCAATAAATTATACCACCTCGGTTACCTACGCATATAACTACAACCGGGTAAATAGTTTATATAACCCATCATTGTATGTATATCAGCTTATAGATGGTGCTTTTGTAGAAAACAGACCTGTAAATGCGCTTTATTCATTTACTTATCTTGGAATGAAAGACGGCATACCTCAGGTGGCTGGTCCTAATGGGACATCTCAGACTTTTAATGATGTTTCCCTCTATAACCGTGGGTTAGGATTGCCGTTTTTAAACTATGAAGGTACAGGTACTCCTCCGCACACTTTGGGCTGGGTAAACAATATCCGGGTAAAGAATTTCAATCTGACGGCAATTTTTATAGGGAAAATGGGAGGGGTATACCGTAATCCAACTTTTGCCTATTCTACAACTGTAGGTTTTGGAAAAACACAGGTAGACAGATTTGTTCGTGATGTTTTGGCTGGTGACCCGAATTTACCAGGTTTTCCAAAGCCTAATGAAACTAAAAGTTATTTATGGGACCGTTATGCTCCGGCATTAAGCAGCCTTGTAGAAAGCTCATCCTATGTTGAGTGTAAGGAACTTACCCTGGAATATAATTTTTCTAAAAGACTGGTAGAAGCCATCAAAGTAAATAACCTGAAAATTTTCGTCCAAACACGTGATTTGGGCTTGCTTTGGAAAGCGAATAGCAAGGGCTATAATCCAGACTGGTTACCAGGCACAAACAGACCTGTACAAACCTATACTTTCGGTATCAATCTTCAATTTTAAAACATGAATGCCATGAAATTATTAAAACTTTCAATCATAGGGCTATTTCTACTCAGTGGGTGTAAAAAATACCTTGCCGAAGAACCAAGGAAACAGGCCAGTATCAAAACCGTGTCTCAGCTGGAAGCTTTGGTCGACAATGCAACCGCGTTTTCCTCTGAGGCCAATATGACCGCTACCTATTCAACTGATGATACAGAAATATCAAGAGAACTTTATCAGAAAAATCCAGGTGCTTTTTCAGTAGATAACCTTCAGTACTATGTGTTTAAGGTTGATGGAGTTATAAACCTGGCAACTGATGGTTTGTGGACCGCTGAATTTAAAAAGATATTTACAGCTAACCTGATACTTTCAAATATTGATCAGGTGACAGGAGATGAAGCGACCAGACTACGCGTAAAAGCAGATGCGCATTTTATCCGGGCTTATTCTTATTGGTTACTTGCCAATTATTATTGTGCACCATATGCAATCGCGAACATGAATAGTTTGGGGTTGCCTATAAAAAAGACCGTGGATTATACAGAATCCTTAAAACGTGCAACTTTAAAAGAAACCTATGATTTTATCTTATCTGACATTGCAGAAGCTCAAAAAGTTGCTTATGACGATGTAGAACCGAGGCGTGCATGGAGGATCAGTCAAAAAGCAATTTCAGCTTTCATGAGTCGTTTTTATCTGTTTACCGGTGATATGGACAAAAGTCTTGCCGAAGCAAATAAAGCATTGACTACTTCGAATGCTAAATTGGTAGACCTAAATACTTTGGCTACTGGTATACCTAAATCATACAGCAATCCCGCGGTAACATTGAATTTTTCAGAATTAAACGATTGGGCTGCTTCGAAATTTCTATACTGGTCGGAATTTTACTATACCCGACTTACCTATACCGGCTCTCAATGGTTCTTACCATCTGCAAACTTACGGGCCTTATATGATGCCCAGAATGATTTGCGTTATAAGAAGTTTATGATTGAGAATGGGGGCAGGAGATTTTCTGTGATCACTCCGGCAGCATTCAGATATACAATTTTTGGTGATGGTGCATATATTCCAGCTGGCTTTACTGTTGCAGAAGTTTTATTAAACAAAGCCGAAGTGTTGGCCAGGAAAGGAAATGTGGCCGGCGCAATGGATGCTGTAAACACCCTACGCTTAAAAAGAATGAGCTCCTATATTGCCCTGAGTGCTATAGATAAAGATGATGCTATTAAAAAAGTTCTGGAAGAAAGGCGCAGGGAGATGCCATTTACCATGCGCTGGTATGACATCCGCAGATTTAGTGTAAATGATTATCCTCAGGATGACATTACAGTTACCCGCGATTTTTTTGATGTAAGTGCTGTAGGTGCTAACGTAGGCAGTCCTAAAACCTATACCCTCGACAATAAACGTTATCTTGTTCCAATCAATGGAGTGGAACTGGATGCTAGTCAGAAGCAAATTGTTCAAAACTCTTATTAATCCTGTTATGAAAAAAACAATCATAAAATTGCTGTATATATTACTAATTGCTATAGTGATTATACCAGCAGCAGCAAACGCCCAACATGGGAAAAATGAAGTGATCACCGATAAGTCAAAACTGGCTAAATTAAAAGCGGCTGTAGAAGCAAAAATTGACAGTGCCAATGTGCACGAAGCTTATATTCGGGCAATGGGCATCGAAAATCCTGAACTGGAAAAACAATACGCCATCTGGATGAAGAAATATCCAAAATCGGCAATCATCCCGTATAGCATTGCAGAGGCTTATTTGAATGAAGAAAGTCCGAAAGCAAAACCTTACCTGTTGAAGGCGGTAGAGATTGATCCAAAGTTTACTGAAGCCTGGGGCGGATTGTGGATAGATGGAGAACGATGGGGTGATTTTACGGTTTCACGTGGTTACCTGGCCAAGGCCACAGCATCAGATCCTTCCGATCCGAAGTATGCATTTTATTATGCTTCTTCTTTTGGTGGTATAGATGATGTAAAGTGGGCACAAATGAGCCTTGATGTAGCCAAACGTTTCCCGAATCATGAACGAGGGGCACAGGCATTGTATTGGTTGGGGGCGCGGTCCAAAAATGTGGCCGACAAAATGAAGTACTTTGAACTGCTGCATGACAGCTATGCGCCAGATAAGTTCAATTGGGCGGCAAGCGGTATGTCTTCATATTTTAATATTTTACTTTCAGAAAATCCGCAAAAGGCTGTTGCTCTGGCTCAAGAGATGGCCAAAACCGAAAAAGAGGAGAAAAAAACATGGCCCGATCTGGTGCTGCAGGCACAAACCATTGCCAAAGCAAAAATGCTCCTCGACCAGAAAAAAGGAACGGAAGCCCTGACGATATTGAAACAGTTAAAATTGTCAAAATATTCGGCGTTTAAAACTGATCTGGAGATTTTAAAAGCGCAGGCAGCGGATGTAGCCGGAAATACCGGTGCTGCGTACGACAGTTTAATTGTAACCTTTGTCAAAAGTCCCTCTACAGTTTTAAAAACTGCAATAGCAGGCTATGGCAGCAAACTGAGGAAAAACGAAGAGCAAATCGATACAGATATCTGGACACGCTTGAATGTCAATGCGCAGGTTGCTACGCCATTTAATGGGTTAAAACGGTATCTGACCCCGGGAAAAGCCTCATTGGCCGACTATAAGGGCAAGGTGGTGTTGCTAACCTACTGGTTTCCTGGTTGTGGTCCGTGTCGTGGAGAGTTCCCGCATTTTGAAAATGTTGTTAAGAAGTTCAAAGGTAAAGACCTGGAATACCTGGGTATCAATATCGTGTCTAACCAAAATGATTACGTTGTTCCTTTTATGAAAAGCAGTGGTTATAGCTTTACGCCTTTAGAAGAGGTGGAAGGGCGTGCAAAGGGAAATCTGGATAATCGTGGCGCAGCTCCTATGAACTTTCTGATCGATAAAAATGGTAGACTGATTTTCTCATACTTCCGCACGGATGGCGACAATGAGGATGACCTTGAATTGATGATCAATTTATTGCTTAACCCTAAGCAAGCATAGTACAATAGATACATGCATCTGTTTGTCTCCTGTAATTTACTGGAAATACAGTGTGCAAATATGAGCGGTTAGCTATTAGCTGCAGTCGTCGTCCTGAATTTAATTTGCTTTGAAGCTACAGCGTTGTGAGTCACGTGTAGGGTCTTCAAATGAGTTCAGGATGACGACTGTAACTAAAAAGTTTTTATTCAGCGGTATTCTTTAACTGCATCAGCAACGAATAGGCACCTGTGGTGACAATTTTTTTTCCTTCCAGACCGCTTCCTACTACAGTCAGACCATTTTCAGATTGCTCTTTTTGGACCGGTATCATTCCAAAGCTATTGTTCCCGGTAGCTACAAACACATAATCCTTGTGCTCAAAGCTAACAATAGCCTCATCAGGCAGTACTTTTTCCCTGTTATTGTCCAGCTGGATTTCGGCATTCATGTACATACCCGGTACCAGTCGCTTATCGTATTTTTCAAAATGGCAATGCACTTCAGCACTTCTGTTTTCATTTATGGAATGACTGACAAGGATAATCCTGGTATCGTATTTCTGATCGGGTTTGCCATTGCTATAGGCTACTACACGCTGTCCAATTGCAATTTTACTGAGGTCTTTCTCATATACCGTTAGGTTCAGGTGGATGTCGGTAGGATTTACCAGTTCAAAAATCACATCGGAAGGGGTAACATATTTGCCAATATTAACATTCACTTTACTGATATAGCCATTGATAGGAGAGTGGACACTGATGCTGCGTGAGATAGAGTTTTCTGACAGCCGCTGTGCGTTGATTCCAATTAGGCTCAGCTTTGCCGCCAGTGCCTTTAATTCAATATTCAGACTCCTGAACTCATTTTCAGACTGCTGCAATACTTTGTCGCTGCTGGCTTTGCTGCTGTTCAGTTCGCGCTGCCTTTCGTACTCTTTGCTCGCATAGCCCAGTTTATTTTTTACACTCAGGTAGTCCTGCTGCAGCTGAATGTATTGTGGATCTTCCATGATGGCCAAAAGCTGACCTTTGCGCACTTGTGTGCCTGGTAACATCTCCGTTGATTTCAGATATCCGCCCAAAGGAATACTCACTGAAACCAGATTTTGAGGTGGTACATCAATTTGACCGCTAAGTTTAAGAACACTGCCAATATTTTGAAGGCTTATTTCGGTAGTTTGAAGCCCGATGTTTTTGGCTTGCGCTGGGGTTAACACAACTACTGTTTCGTTGGTAGGGGTAGTTGTGTCCTTTGTTTGTTGTTCTGCATTGATGTTGTTACAGGCATATAACAAGCTGAATAGGGCTATTGTTGTGATATAAGTTGCTATTTTAAGTTTCATGTGCTATCTGGATAAAAGGTAATTTAAATGGATGATGCTGTTGTTAAGGTCTTTTACGGCCTCGAAATAGTCAAGCTGTACACCGAGAGATTGTTGGTTCAGCACTGTCCATTCCAGGTAGTTAATTTCGCCGTGTTGCAGTTGTTTTGAAAGCGCACGGGTAATGTCCTCTGCATTTTTCAGTGCACCTTTTTCAAATTCCTGAACGATGGTACTATATTGCTCAACCTGGCTCAATGTTCCCGAAAATTCTGCCTGCAGTTGCTTTTGTTTGTAATCAGTTTCATTTTTGGTGAGGGCCTGAAATGCTTTGGCCGACTTTATTTTTGCACGTTGGCTACCCGAAAAGAGAGGAATCTCCAATCCAAACTGTAAAGACTGAAAGCGGTTTCCGCTATTGTAGTTAATGCCGTCGCGGATGCTCATGTTGTTATAACCAATATTGATATCAGGGAGCAGTTTTGATTTCTCAGTTTGTAACATTGCATCTGCTGTTTTTTCCTGTTGCTGCTGCCATTTCAGTGCCGGGTGAGCAGAAAGAGCGGTACTGTCTGCTAAAGGTAAATCTACTTTAAACGTTTCGGCTATCGGTTTTCTAGGCTCATTACTGTTCAGTAGCAGCATCAGCTGTCGTTGAAGTAATGTTTCTTCCTGTTTCAGGTTCTTTTGCTGAATTTTTAACTGAATAAGCTGATTCTCGGCACTTGCTTTTTCCAGTATGTTGCTTTCCCCTGCTTTTAATCGTAAGCCTGCCACACGGAGGAAGGAAGTATAAGTGGAATCTATTTTGCTGAGTAATTGCATCTTTTGGTAAAGTAGCAATAGTTCGTAAGCGATGGATCGGGTGATTTTCCTGACTTCTGCTTCCTTCAGGTCGACCTCCAGGAGGGCCAATCTCCATTCTTCATGTAGCTGCTGCTTTTGACGTTGATATACCAATGGCAGACTAAAGCCTTGGGTTACCGAAATGCGGTTGTCACTTAATGGACTGTTAAAGTTTCCATATTCGGCGTTGACCGATGTTTTGGGTAAATTAACAGCGGCTTTAATTAACGCTTTTGCCTGTTCGGCTCTCAGCTGACGGTTTTGTATCAATAAATTGTTGGCTACCGCCATATCAACAGCGGCATCAACACTGATTGGTCTCTGTGCTTGTGCCGGTAAAAAGGCAAACGCTAATAGGGATAAAGTGAGCGTAGTTTTTTTTACTTTTGGTTTGATACCCTTTTCAAAGGCGATGTAAAGAATGGGTAAAACAAATAGTGTTAGCAAGGTGGCAATCATCAATCCTCCAATCACTACGGTAGCTAGCGGACGTTGGACAGAAGCACCCGCGCCATTGCTCAGGGCCATAGGAAGGAAGCCGAGCGAAGCCACAAAAGCCGTCATCAGTACCGGCCTTAACCTGGTTGTTGTGCCTTGGGTGACAATGGTTTTGAGGTCTGTTTCTCCGGTAATTT
Encoded proteins:
- a CDS encoding RagB/SusD family nutrient uptake outer membrane protein — encoded protein: MKLLKLSIIGLFLLSGCKKYLAEEPRKQASIKTVSQLEALVDNATAFSSEANMTATYSTDDTEISRELYQKNPGAFSVDNLQYYVFKVDGVINLATDGLWTAEFKKIFTANLILSNIDQVTGDEATRLRVKADAHFIRAYSYWLLANYYCAPYAIANMNSLGLPIKKTVDYTESLKRATLKETYDFILSDIAEAQKVAYDDVEPRRAWRISQKAISAFMSRFYLFTGDMDKSLAEANKALTTSNAKLVDLNTLATGIPKSYSNPAVTLNFSELNDWAASKFLYWSEFYYTRLTYTGSQWFLPSANLRALYDAQNDLRYKKFMIENGGRRFSVITPAAFRYTIFGDGAYIPAGFTVAEVLLNKAEVLARKGNVAGAMDAVNTLRLKRMSSYIALSAIDKDDAIKKVLEERRREMPFTMRWYDIRRFSVNDYPQDDITVTRDFFDVSAVGANVGSPKTYTLDNKRYLVPINGVELDASQKQIVQNSY
- a CDS encoding redoxin domain-containing protein, with the protein product MKKTIIKLLYILLIAIVIIPAAANAQHGKNEVITDKSKLAKLKAAVEAKIDSANVHEAYIRAMGIENPELEKQYAIWMKKYPKSAIIPYSIAEAYLNEESPKAKPYLLKAVEIDPKFTEAWGGLWIDGERWGDFTVSRGYLAKATASDPSDPKYAFYYASSFGGIDDVKWAQMSLDVAKRFPNHERGAQALYWLGARSKNVADKMKYFELLHDSYAPDKFNWAASGMSSYFNILLSENPQKAVALAQEMAKTEKEEKKTWPDLVLQAQTIAKAKMLLDQKKGTEALTILKQLKLSKYSAFKTDLEILKAQAADVAGNTGAAYDSLIVTFVKSPSTVLKTAIAGYGSKLRKNEEQIDTDIWTRLNVNAQVATPFNGLKRYLTPGKASLADYKGKVVLLTYWFPGCGPCRGEFPHFENVVKKFKGKDLEYLGINIVSNQNDYVVPFMKSSGYSFTPLEEVEGRAKGNLDNRGAAPMNFLIDKNGRLIFSYFRTDGDNEDDLELMINLLLNPKQA
- a CDS encoding efflux RND transporter periplasmic adaptor subunit, producing MKLKIATYITTIALFSLLYACNNINAEQQTKDTTTPTNETVVVLTPAQAKNIGLQTTEISLQNIGSVLKLSGQIDVPPQNLVSVSIPLGGYLKSTEMLPGTQVRKGQLLAIMEDPQYIQLQQDYLSVKNKLGYASKEYERQRELNSSKASSDKVLQQSENEFRSLNIELKALAAKLSLIGINAQRLSENSISRSISVHSPINGYISKVNVNIGKYVTPSDVIFELVNPTDIHLNLTVYEKDLSKIAIGQRVVAYSNGKPDQKYDTRIILVSHSINENRSAEVHCHFEKYDKRLVPGMYMNAEIQLDNNREKVLPDEAIVSFEHKDYVFVATGNNSFGMIPVQKEQSENGLTVVGSGLEGKKIVTTGAYSLLMQLKNTAE